In the Euphorbia lathyris chromosome 5, ddEupLath1.1, whole genome shotgun sequence genome, one interval contains:
- the LOC136229512 gene encoding ACT domain-containing protein ACR4-like, with product MDCWYPSFTMDDEVEKLVIRMNPPRVTVDNTSSRKATLIKVDSANKRGSLLEVVQVLTDLNLIIRRAYISSDGEWFMDVFHVTDQHGNKLSEDDVAERIQQSLGPRAYSFRSLRRSVGVQAATENTIIELTGRDRPGLLSEVFAVLTDLKCNVVAGEVWTHNSRMASVVYITDEATGSPIDEPERLAKIKQLLLYVLKGNRDKRSANTAVSVGSTHKERRLHQMMYADRDYDTDGVDSSASGRSKPFVTVENYADKGYTVVNLRCPDRPKVLFDTVCTLTDMQYVVYHATIIAEGPEAYQEYYIRHMDGSPISSEAERQRVIHCLEAAIRRRTPEGVRLELCGEDRVGLLSEVTRIFRENGLSVTRAEVTTRGSQAVNVFYVTDASGCQVRSETIEAVRKEIGVSVLRLKEETSSTPPPQEHGRFSLGNMFRSRSEKFLYNLGLIKSYS from the exons ATGGATTGCTGGTATCCCTCTTTCACCATGGATGATGAGGTTGAAAAGCTTGTGATTCGAATGAACCCTCCCAG GGTTACAGTTGATAATACATCCAGCAGGAAAGCTACTCTAATCAAG GTTGATAGTGCTAATAAGAGAGGAAGTTTGCTGGAAGTTGTTCAAGTTTTGACTGATTTGAATCTTATAATTCGACGAGCTTACATTTCTTCTGATGGAGAATGGTTTATGGATG TGTTTCATGTCACAGATCAACATGGAAATAAGCTATCTGAGGATGATGTAGCTGAACGAATTCAACAG TCGCTCGGACCAAGAGCGTACAGTTTTCGGTCCTTGAGACGGTCTGTAGGTGTCCAAGCAGCGACAGAAAACACCATCATTGAATTGACTGGAAGAGACAGACCCGGCTTGCTTTCGGAGGTTTTTGCTGTCCTTACTGACCTCAAATGTAACGTGGTGGCCGGAGAAGTCTGGACCCACAATTCCCGGATGGCATCTGTTGTTTACATCACTGATGAAGCTACCGGGTCGCCCATTGACGAGCCTGAGAGGCTCGCGAAAATCAAACAGCTCCTTCTGTACGTTCTGAAAGGGAACAGAGATAAACGGAGCGCCAATACTGCTGTTTCGGTTGGTTCAACTCACAAAGAAAGGAGGTTGCATCAAATGATGTACGCTGATCGTGACTACGACACGGATGGTGTCGATAGTTCAGCAAGCGGACGGAGCAAACCGTTCGTTACAGTCGAAAATTATGCTGATAAGGGTTATACTGTTGTGAATTTGCGGTGTCCAGACCGCCCGAAGGTACTCTTCGACACTGTCTGCACGTTAACGGATATGCAATACGTTGTTTATCACGCAACCATCATCGCTGAAGGTCCCGAGGCTTATCAG GAATACTATATCAGGCATATGGACGGTTCGCCTATTAGTTCCGAAGCCGAGAGGCAAAGGGTAATCCACTGCTTGGAGGCCGCGATTAGACGAAGAACTCCCGAG GGTGTACGGCTAGAGCTTTGCGGTGAAGACAGGGTCGGACTTTTATCGGAAGTGACTCGCATATTCAGGGAAAACGGTCTTTCGGTGACTCGAGCTGAGGTTACAACCCGGGGCTCCCAGGCGGTGAACGTTTTCTACGTGACCGATGCATCGGGGTGTCAAGTGAGAAGTGAAACAATTGAAGCTGTTAGGAAAGAGATAGGCGTGAGTGTGCTTCGCTTGAAAGAGGAAACAAGCTCGACTCCTCCGCCGCAGGAACACGGGAGATTCTCGTTGGGTAATATGTTCCGATCGAGATCGGAGAAGTTTCTGTACAACTTAGGTTTAATAAAGTCATATTCTTGA